One window of the Camelus ferus isolate YT-003-E chromosome 12, BCGSAC_Cfer_1.0, whole genome shotgun sequence genome contains the following:
- the DGKA gene encoding diacylglycerol kinase alpha isoform X1: protein MGSQPGRRSAISTYLWKRRCRHRKYYYQAAFAAILRKKRKMAKERGLISPSDFAQLQTYMEYSTKKVSDVLKLFEDGEMAEYLQGDAIGYEGFQQFLKIYLEVDNVPSHISEALFQSFQTGYCLEETVKQDVVCLSDVSCYFSLLEGGRPEDKLEFTFKLYDTDRNGILDSSEVDKIIIQMMRVAEYLDWDVSELRPILQEMMKEIDYDGSGSVSLAEWLRAGATTVPLLVLLGLEMTLKDNGQHMWRPKRFPRPIYCNLCESSIGLGKQGLSCNLCKYVVHDQCAMRALPCEVSTYAKSRKDIGVQAHVWVRGGCESGRCDRCQKKIRIYHSLVGLHCVWCHLEIHDDCLPAMGPECDCGLLRDHILPPSSIYPGVLVSGQERKISKTSQKTIDDINLSPSEALRIDPVSNTHPLLVFVNPKSGGKQGERVLWKFQYLLNPRQVFNLLKDGPEPGLRFFREVPDYRILVCGGDGTVGWILETIDKANLPFVPPVAVLPLGTGNDLARCLRWGGGYEGQNLGKILKDLETSKVVHMDRWSVEVIPQQTEEKSDPVPFQIINNYFSIGVDASIAHRFHIMREKYPEKFNSRMKNKLWYFEFATSESIFSTCKKLEESLTVEICGKPLDLSNLSLEGIAVLNIPSMHGGSNLWGDTKRPQSDIHGINQALGATAKVITDPDILKTCVPDLSDKRLEVVGLEGAIEMGQIYTKLKNAGHRLAKCSEITFHTTKTLPMQIDGEPWMQTPCTIKITHRNQMPMLMGPPPRSSNFFGFLC from the exons ATGGGGTCGCAGCCAGGGAGGCGTTCCGCCATCTCA ACCTACCTTTGGAAGCGGAGGTGCAGGCACCGGAAGTACTACTACCAAGCTGCCTTTGCAGCCatccttaggaaaaaaagaaagatggccaaggagaggggcctaATAAGCCCCAGTGATTTTGCCCAGCTGCAAACATACATGGAAT ACTCCACCAAAAAGGTCAGTGATGTCCTAAAACTCTTTGAGGATGGTGAAATGGCTGAATATCTCCAAGGAGAT GCCATTGGGTATGAGGGATTCCAGCAATTCCTGAAAATCTATCTGGAGGTGGATAATGTTCCCAGTCACATAAGCGAGGCACTGTTTCAATCCTTCCAGACCGGTTACTGCTTAGAAGAGACTGTAAAACAAG ATGTGGTGTGTCTCAGCGATGTCTCCTGCTACTTTTCCCTTCTGGAGGGTGGCCGGCCGGAAGACAAGCTAGAAT TCACCTTCAAGCTGTACGACACGGACAGAAATGGGATCCTGGACAGCTCA GAAGTGGACAAAATCATCATACAGATGATGCGAGTGGCTGAATACCTGGATTGGGACGTGTCTGAGCTGAGGCCG ATTCTTCAGGAGATGATGAAAGAGATTGACTATGATGGCAGTGGCTCCGTCTCGCTAGCTGAGTGGCTCCGGGCTGGGGCCACCACTGTGCCCTTGCTAGTGCTGCTGGGTCTGGAGATG ACCCTGAAGGACAATGGGCAGCACATGTGGAGACCCAAGAGGTTCCCCCGACCCATCTACTGCAACCTATGCGAATCGAGCATTGGTCTTGGCAAACAGGGGCTGAGCTGTAACC TCTGTAAATACGTCGTTCACGACCAGTGCGCCATGAGGGCCCTGCCCTGTGAAGTCAGCACCTATGCCAAGTCTCGGAAGGACATTGGT GTCCAGGCACACGTGTGGGTGCGAGGAGGCTGTGAATCTGGGAGATGTGACCGCTGTCAGAAAAAGATCCGAATCTATCACAGTCTGGTTGGCCTGCATTGTGTGTGGTGCCATCTAGAG ATCCATGATGACTGCCTGCCAGCCATGGGCCCTGAGTGTGACTGTGGGCTGCTCCGTGATCACATCCTGCCTCCATCTTCCATCTATCCCGGCGTCCTG GTCTCTGGACAGGAGCGTAAAATTAGCAAAACAAGCCAGAAGACTATAGATGATATAAATTTGAGCCCCTCTGAGGCTCTGCGG ATTGACCCTGTTTCTAACACTCACCCACTTCTGGTCTTTGTCAACCCCAAGAGTGGCGGGAAGCaaggggagag GGTGCTCTGGAAATTTCAGTATCTACTAAACCCTCGACAGGTGTTCAACCTCCTAAAGGATGGTCCTGAGCCAGG ACTCAGATTCTTCAGAGAGGTTCCTGATTACCGGATTTTGGTGTGTGGTGGAGATGGCACAGTAGGCTGGATTTTGGAGACCATTG ACAAAGCCAACTTGCCTTTTGTGCCTCCTGTTGCTGTGTTGCCCCTGGGCACTGGAAATGATCTGGCTCGTTGCCTAAGATGGGGAGGAG GGTATGAGGGACAGAACTTGGGAAAGATCCTCAAGGATTTAGAGACAAGTAAGGTGGTACATATGGATCGATGGTCCGTGGAGGTGATACCCCaacaaactgaagaaaagagTGACCCAGTCCCCTTTCAAATCATCAATAACTACTTCTCCATTGGTGTG GATGCCTCTATTGCTCACCGCTTCCACATCATGCGAGAGAAATATCCTGAGAAGTTCAACAGCAG AATGAAGAACAAGCTATGGTACTTCGAATTTGCCACGTCTGAATCCATCTTCTCAACGTGCAAAAAGCTGGAGGAATCTCTGACAGTTGAG ATCTGTGGGAAACCACTGGATCTAAGCAACCTGTCCCTAGAAGGCATCGCAGTGCTGAACATCCCAAGCATGCACGGTGGCTCCAATCTCTGGGGTGACACCAAGAGACCACAAAGTGACATCCATGGGATCAACCAGGCCTTAGGTGCTACAGCTAAAGTCATCACCGACCCTGATATCCTGAAAACCTGCGTACCCG ATCTAAGTGACAAGCGGCTAGAAGTAGTAGGGCTGGAGGGTGCAATTGAGATGGGCCAGATCTACACCAAGCTCAAGAATGCTGGACATCGGCTGGCCAAGTGCTCTGAGATCACCTTCCA CACCACAAAAACCCTCCCCATGCAAATCGATGGAGAACCCTGGATGCAGACACCCTGTACA ATCAAGATCACCCACAGGAACCAGATGCCCATGCTTATGGGCCCGCCTCCCCGCTCCTCCAATTTCTTTGGCTTCTTGTGCTGA
- the DGKA gene encoding diacylglycerol kinase alpha isoform X2 produces MAKERGLISPSDFAQLQTYMEYSTKKVSDVLKLFEDGEMAEYLQGDAIGYEGFQQFLKIYLEVDNVPSHISEALFQSFQTGYCLEETVKQDVVCLSDVSCYFSLLEGGRPEDKLEFTFKLYDTDRNGILDSSEVDKIIIQMMRVAEYLDWDVSELRPILQEMMKEIDYDGSGSVSLAEWLRAGATTVPLLVLLGLEMTLKDNGQHMWRPKRFPRPIYCNLCESSIGLGKQGLSCNLCKYVVHDQCAMRALPCEVSTYAKSRKDIGVQAHVWVRGGCESGRCDRCQKKIRIYHSLVGLHCVWCHLEIHDDCLPAMGPECDCGLLRDHILPPSSIYPGVLVSGQERKISKTSQKTIDDINLSPSEALRIDPVSNTHPLLVFVNPKSGGKQGERVLWKFQYLLNPRQVFNLLKDGPEPGLRFFREVPDYRILVCGGDGTVGWILETIDKANLPFVPPVAVLPLGTGNDLARCLRWGGGYEGQNLGKILKDLETSKVVHMDRWSVEVIPQQTEEKSDPVPFQIINNYFSIGVDASIAHRFHIMREKYPEKFNSRMKNKLWYFEFATSESIFSTCKKLEESLTVEICGKPLDLSNLSLEGIAVLNIPSMHGGSNLWGDTKRPQSDIHGINQALGATAKVITDPDILKTCVPDLSDKRLEVVGLEGAIEMGQIYTKLKNAGHRLAKCSEITFHTTKTLPMQIDGEPWMQTPCTIKITHRNQMPMLMGPPPRSSNFFGFLC; encoded by the exons atggccaaggagaggggcctaATAAGCCCCAGTGATTTTGCCCAGCTGCAAACATACATGGAAT ACTCCACCAAAAAGGTCAGTGATGTCCTAAAACTCTTTGAGGATGGTGAAATGGCTGAATATCTCCAAGGAGAT GCCATTGGGTATGAGGGATTCCAGCAATTCCTGAAAATCTATCTGGAGGTGGATAATGTTCCCAGTCACATAAGCGAGGCACTGTTTCAATCCTTCCAGACCGGTTACTGCTTAGAAGAGACTGTAAAACAAG ATGTGGTGTGTCTCAGCGATGTCTCCTGCTACTTTTCCCTTCTGGAGGGTGGCCGGCCGGAAGACAAGCTAGAAT TCACCTTCAAGCTGTACGACACGGACAGAAATGGGATCCTGGACAGCTCA GAAGTGGACAAAATCATCATACAGATGATGCGAGTGGCTGAATACCTGGATTGGGACGTGTCTGAGCTGAGGCCG ATTCTTCAGGAGATGATGAAAGAGATTGACTATGATGGCAGTGGCTCCGTCTCGCTAGCTGAGTGGCTCCGGGCTGGGGCCACCACTGTGCCCTTGCTAGTGCTGCTGGGTCTGGAGATG ACCCTGAAGGACAATGGGCAGCACATGTGGAGACCCAAGAGGTTCCCCCGACCCATCTACTGCAACCTATGCGAATCGAGCATTGGTCTTGGCAAACAGGGGCTGAGCTGTAACC TCTGTAAATACGTCGTTCACGACCAGTGCGCCATGAGGGCCCTGCCCTGTGAAGTCAGCACCTATGCCAAGTCTCGGAAGGACATTGGT GTCCAGGCACACGTGTGGGTGCGAGGAGGCTGTGAATCTGGGAGATGTGACCGCTGTCAGAAAAAGATCCGAATCTATCACAGTCTGGTTGGCCTGCATTGTGTGTGGTGCCATCTAGAG ATCCATGATGACTGCCTGCCAGCCATGGGCCCTGAGTGTGACTGTGGGCTGCTCCGTGATCACATCCTGCCTCCATCTTCCATCTATCCCGGCGTCCTG GTCTCTGGACAGGAGCGTAAAATTAGCAAAACAAGCCAGAAGACTATAGATGATATAAATTTGAGCCCCTCTGAGGCTCTGCGG ATTGACCCTGTTTCTAACACTCACCCACTTCTGGTCTTTGTCAACCCCAAGAGTGGCGGGAAGCaaggggagag GGTGCTCTGGAAATTTCAGTATCTACTAAACCCTCGACAGGTGTTCAACCTCCTAAAGGATGGTCCTGAGCCAGG ACTCAGATTCTTCAGAGAGGTTCCTGATTACCGGATTTTGGTGTGTGGTGGAGATGGCACAGTAGGCTGGATTTTGGAGACCATTG ACAAAGCCAACTTGCCTTTTGTGCCTCCTGTTGCTGTGTTGCCCCTGGGCACTGGAAATGATCTGGCTCGTTGCCTAAGATGGGGAGGAG GGTATGAGGGACAGAACTTGGGAAAGATCCTCAAGGATTTAGAGACAAGTAAGGTGGTACATATGGATCGATGGTCCGTGGAGGTGATACCCCaacaaactgaagaaaagagTGACCCAGTCCCCTTTCAAATCATCAATAACTACTTCTCCATTGGTGTG GATGCCTCTATTGCTCACCGCTTCCACATCATGCGAGAGAAATATCCTGAGAAGTTCAACAGCAG AATGAAGAACAAGCTATGGTACTTCGAATTTGCCACGTCTGAATCCATCTTCTCAACGTGCAAAAAGCTGGAGGAATCTCTGACAGTTGAG ATCTGTGGGAAACCACTGGATCTAAGCAACCTGTCCCTAGAAGGCATCGCAGTGCTGAACATCCCAAGCATGCACGGTGGCTCCAATCTCTGGGGTGACACCAAGAGACCACAAAGTGACATCCATGGGATCAACCAGGCCTTAGGTGCTACAGCTAAAGTCATCACCGACCCTGATATCCTGAAAACCTGCGTACCCG ATCTAAGTGACAAGCGGCTAGAAGTAGTAGGGCTGGAGGGTGCAATTGAGATGGGCCAGATCTACACCAAGCTCAAGAATGCTGGACATCGGCTGGCCAAGTGCTCTGAGATCACCTTCCA CACCACAAAAACCCTCCCCATGCAAATCGATGGAGAACCCTGGATGCAGACACCCTGTACA ATCAAGATCACCCACAGGAACCAGATGCCCATGCTTATGGGCCCGCCTCCCCGCTCCTCCAATTTCTTTGGCTTCTTGTGCTGA